One window of the Trifolium pratense cultivar HEN17-A07 linkage group LG2, ARS_RC_1.1, whole genome shotgun sequence genome contains the following:
- the LOC123906609 gene encoding ADP-ribosylation factor 1 gives MGLTFTKLFSRLFAKKEMRILMVGLDAAGKTTILYKLKLGEIVTTIPTIGFNVETVEYKNISFTVWDVGGQDKIRPLWRHYFQNTQGLIFVVDSNDRDRVVEARDELHRMLNEDELRDAVLLVFANKQDLPNAMNAAEITDKLGLHSLRQRHWYIQSTCATSGEGLYEGLDWLSNNIASKA, from the exons ATGGGGTTAACGTTCACGAAGCTGTTCAGTAGGTTATTCGCGAAGAAGGAAATGAGAATTTTGATGGTTGGTCTTGATGCTGCTGGTAAGACTACTATTTTGTATAAACTCAAGCTTGGAGAAATCGTTACTACTATCCCAACCATTG GATTTAATGTTGAAACCGTGGAGTACAAGAACATCAGCTTCACCGTGTGGGATGTTGGGGGTCAGGACAAG ATCCGTCCATTGTGGAGGCACTACTTCCAGAACACCCAGGGTCTTATTTTTGTGGTTGATAGCAATGATAGAGACCGAGTGGTTGAGGCAAGGGATGAGTTGCACAGGATGTTGAATGAG GATGAACTTAGAGATGCTGTTTTGCTTGTTTTTGCCAACAAACAAGATCTTCCCAATGCAATGAATGCTGCAGAAATAACTGACAAACTTGGACTTCATTCACTCCGCCAACGCCACTG GTATATTCAGAGCACTTGTGCAACTTCTGGAGAGGGTCTTTACGAGGGTTTGGACTGGCTTTCTAACAACATTGCTAGCAAG GCATAA